Proteins encoded together in one Ferroglobus placidus DSM 10642 window:
- a CDS encoding flavodoxin family protein yields the protein MSGSVLYFSYTGNSKKIAKTLAKEVKAKLIEVKPVLELPYVFWLSLSFFPLLGFPVKDVEVKDYRVAVCFPKWTFNCPPITELLKRGVFRGKKVFLFISYAGWREKEYADFYEKLFESFGAKVQLVELVKRDELKSSQIVRFKNLWML from the coding sequence ATGAGCGGTAGCGTGCTTTACTTCTCCTACACTGGCAATTCGAAAAAAATTGCCAAAACTCTCGCTAAGGAAGTTAAAGCGAAGCTCATCGAAGTTAAGCCAGTTTTAGAACTCCCTTACGTTTTCTGGCTATCTTTGTCTTTCTTTCCCCTGCTCGGGTTTCCGGTTAAAGATGTTGAGGTGAAAGACTACAGGGTAGCCGTATGCTTCCCGAAATGGACGTTCAATTGCCCTCCGATAACGGAGCTCCTTAAGAGGGGCGTTTTTAGAGGGAAAAAAGTGTTTCTGTTCATCTCCTACGCCGGATGGAGAGAAAAGGAGTACGCTGACTTTTACGAGAAGCTCTTCGAGAGTTTCGGGGCTAAAGTTCAGCTCGTGGAACTTGTCAAAAGAGACGAGTTAAAGAGCTCTCAGATAGTCAGGTT
- a CDS encoding TIGR00267 family protein, translating into MERQLVRGFIDGSLSTLGVVIGASGAEISIIIAAGIGGGVANGLSNIFGAFTAERIEEEMQIVKIEKAMLKNLKETEIYKRVRRRVLTRSLVDGASTIFGSIIVVLPFFFAIMLNASPFLATLVSIVLTTISLGLIGLYLGKLSKENLALSFAKMAAFGIVTAFISMLVEKGVHFALS; encoded by the coding sequence GTGGAGAGGCAGCTCGTTAGGGGCTTCATAGACGGCTCTCTTTCAACCCTCGGAGTGGTCATCGGAGCATCGGGAGCGGAAATATCGATTATAATAGCTGCCGGAATCGGTGGGGGAGTGGCGAACGGTTTGTCCAACATATTCGGAGCCTTCACGGCTGAGAGAATCGAAGAAGAGATGCAAATAGTTAAAATAGAGAAGGCGATGCTCAAAAATTTAAAGGAGACGGAAATTTACAAGAGAGTCAGGAGAAGAGTTTTGACGAGAAGTCTCGTCGACGGAGCTTCCACCATTTTCGGCAGCATCATAGTTGTTTTGCCTTTCTTCTTCGCGATTATGCTAAACGCAAGTCCGTTCCTCGCAACCCTCGTTTCAATAGTCCTCACAACGATATCCCTCGGACTCATAGGATTGTACTTAGGAAAGCTTTCAAAGGAAAACTTAGCTCTTTCCTTCGCTAAGATGGCAGCTTTTGGAATAGTAACAGCGTTTATCTC